DNA from Candidatus Deferrimicrobium borealis:
CAACGATGCAATTGCTGTTTATCTATTATATCCAATATCTTAGCAGTATAATCGCCTCTTCCTACGATTACAAATAATAGATCTTGTATTATATGGTTGATATTAGGAATAGCTTCAAGAACTACTGATATTCCACGATCAAAGGTAATACCTCCTGTATAAATAATAGCATATCTTTCCTTAATTATTTTAATATGCTCGTTCTCAATTTGAATTTTATTTTTTGTTATATTCAACAAAGGGGTATTTCCTACCACAGTGATGCGGTCTTTATCTACCCCCTTTTCGATAACCATGTTTTTCGCTTCTTCCACAACTACCATAATGTGATCAAACTTTTTTAATACATATTTTTCAAGGAATTTTGCAAAGTACGGGTTCCTAACGACGAGATTGAATCGATGATACTTATTCTGATTCCATATTTCTCGTATCATTGCGCAATAATCTTCTGCCATATCAAATATTATGGGGATATTATGTCTTTTCCCTGCCAAAATCCCTGCCGCCGCCATTGGAAGGTCACGCACTATGATGATATTTATTGATACTTCTTCGATAATTCCATCAATGAAATTTTTCCAGTAAGGACTGAAAAACGCAGGAAAAGATAACACATAGTTCATGTAATCGTTATTTCTTGGTGTCATCCGGTGGACATGAAACTTATTTACTAGTTCAT
Protein-coding regions in this window:
- a CDS encoding glycosyltransferase family 4 protein translates to MSKNRVIKVLYIWDADYPWDVRVEKVCNSLADNGYEVHIAARNLKKLPIYELVNKFHVHRMTPRNNDYMNYVLSFPAFFSPYWKNFIDGIIEEVSINIIIVRDLPMAAAGILAGKRHNIPIIFDMAEDYCAMIREIWNQNKYHRFNLVVRNPYFAKFLEKYVLKKFDHIMVVVEEAKNMVIEKGVDKDRITVVGNTPLLNITKNKIQIENEHIKIIKERYAIIYTGGITFDRGISVVLEAIPNINHIIQDLLFVIVGRGDYTAKILDIIDKQQLHRWVLLTGWVDHENLYNYINSSKVGIIPHYVTDHIRTTIPNKLFDYMACGIPVIASDAPPLRRIILEEKCGMVFDSGNSKDLSEMIIKMYLSKDYYGANGQIAFENKYNWKEDEKKLINIVKSIQQEYHI